The Nitrosomonas communis genome has a segment encoding these proteins:
- a CDS encoding helix-turn-helix domain-containing protein — translation MSRQFSNIENLRELRLKFGLSQTEFWSAVGITQTGGSKYESGRSMPRPVRELVRLIYVEKVDLAKAKRIDLEIVRMLKEQHPEIYKSIKESIK, via the coding sequence ATGAGCAGGCAATTCAGCAATATAGAAAATCTTCGTGAACTTAGGCTTAAGTTTGGCCTGAGCCAGACAGAATTTTGGAGCGCGGTAGGAATTACGCAAACAGGCGGATCAAAATATGAGTCAGGTAGAAGCATGCCAAGACCAGTAAGAGAGCTGGTGAGACTGATTTATGTTGAAAAGGTAGATTTGGCTAAAGCCAAAAGAATCGATCTGGAGATAGTAAGAATGCTCAAGGAGCAGCATCCTGAAATCTATAAAAGCATCAAAGAGTCAATTAAATAA
- a CDS encoding DUF4224 domain-containing protein translates to MEQTIEQESIWLSDRDLEKLTGCKKQSLQIEYLREQGIAFRINRLGEPVVSKDAAKGIHTNVQHIKPKWQPNVIK, encoded by the coding sequence ATGGAACAGACGATAGAACAAGAAAGCATCTGGCTGAGCGATCGTGATTTAGAGAAACTTACCGGATGTAAAAAACAATCATTACAGATAGAGTACCTGCGCGAACAAGGTATCGCATTCAGGATTAACCGCCTGGGTGAACCTGTTGTGTCCAAGGATGCTGCAAAGGGTATTCACACTAATGTGCAGCATATTAAACCTAAATGGCAGCCCAATGTAATTAAATGA
- a CDS encoding site-specific integrase, whose translation MGRKPSKNLNLPKRMRARKRHKVIHYYYDNGGKPRKEIPLGSDYALAVKLWAEIETAKKDTKPSVITFRYVAERYIRDVIPTKSPTTQKDNMRELDRLYKFFDNPPAPLEEIEPIHIRQYLDQREAKSRANREKALFSHIWNKAREWGYTSRSNPCLGVKGNKEVGRKEIYIEDDLYNAVYQAASVPLREAMDMSYLTGQRTSDVLKMRENDVVNGMLQIR comes from the coding sequence ATGGGTAGAAAACCAAGCAAAAATCTAAATTTGCCAAAACGCATGAGGGCCAGGAAGCGCCACAAGGTAATTCATTATTACTATGACAATGGTGGCAAGCCTCGCAAGGAGATACCGCTAGGATCAGACTATGCACTAGCTGTTAAGTTATGGGCAGAGATTGAGACAGCGAAAAAAGATACCAAGCCAAGCGTTATTACTTTCAGGTATGTGGCTGAGAGGTACATAAGAGATGTTATACCTACCAAATCTCCTACAACTCAAAAAGACAACATGCGGGAGCTAGACAGACTGTATAAATTCTTTGATAACCCCCCTGCCCCACTTGAGGAAATAGAGCCTATTCACATCAGGCAATATCTTGATCAGCGTGAAGCAAAATCAAGAGCCAATCGTGAGAAAGCGTTATTCTCGCACATCTGGAATAAAGCTAGGGAATGGGGCTATACATCGCGATCTAACCCATGCCTGGGAGTTAAGGGAAATAAGGAAGTTGGAAGGAAAGAAATCTACATAGAAGATGATTTATACAATGCGGTATATCAAGCCGCAAGCGTTCCTCTGCGTGAAGCAATGGATATGTCTTACCTAACGGGGCAAAGGACTTCAGATGTACTAAAAATGCGTGAGAATGATGTAGTTAATGGGATGCTGCAAATCAGGTAA
- a CDS encoding HNH endonuclease signature motif containing protein: MAHLYPNSHHQALVKLFRGRFDYVKIRAKAMKERLNKSERYYQGIYTKNANPWNKGLTLNPALKQYQMPGFGRIRKNRNGYLEVWHQGKLQVLSHVIWEKHHGKPVPHGMTLRYADGNKDNVDPSNLVLVSRSDVIREHSFSNYPKEIREVHLMNKAINRIINE; the protein is encoded by the coding sequence TTGGCGCATCTCTACCCCAACAGCCACCACCAAGCATTGGTCAAGCTGTTCAGAGGGCGCTTTGATTATGTCAAGATCAGAGCCAAAGCTATGAAAGAAAGATTAAATAAATCAGAGCGCTATTACCAGGGCATCTATACCAAGAATGCAAATCCCTGGAATAAAGGGCTCACCCTCAATCCAGCGTTAAAACAATACCAGATGCCAGGCTTTGGCCGTATCAGAAAAAATCGTAACGGTTACCTGGAAGTCTGGCATCAAGGCAAGCTCCAGGTGCTCTCCCATGTCATCTGGGAAAAGCACCACGGCAAACCGGTACCACACGGCATGACCTTGCGCTATGCCGATGGTAACAAGGACAACGTAGATCCAAGCAACCTGGTACTGGTGAGTAGAAGTGACGTCATACGCGAACACTCATTCAGCAATTATCCGAAAGAAATCAGGGAAGTTCACCTGATGAACAAAGCAATCAACAGGATCATCAATGAATAA
- a CDS encoding IS110 family RNA-guided transposase: MAKFKQSKLELIHPNAAGIDIGSASHFVAVPPDRDNKPVREFKSFTADLNGLADWLEACEIDTVAMESTGVYWIPLYELLESRGLTVYLVNARHVRNVSGRKSDVLDCQWLQQLMSFGLLSGAFRPKDEICALRAISRQRDMLIRYQARHVQHMQKALAQMNVQLANVISDIVGETGQKIVRAIITGERDGHILANLKSNRIRAGKDEIEKSLVGNWREEHLFALKQAMSLYDAYSERLTECDRQLETMLAALQVHKVEIRQKKRRSNVKNAPKFDLRAHLIGMCGVDLTRIDGIEVMTAMKVLSEVGADMSRFKSAKQFASWLGLCPGTKISGGKVLSGASKRTANRAAQALRMAAVSLKSSQSALGAYYRRLCGRLDKAKAITATAHKLARLIYTMLTKGTEYVDKGQEYYEERYRQRVLHHLTVRARKLGFNLTPVPEAT; encoded by the coding sequence ATGGCAAAGTTCAAGCAAAGTAAATTGGAGTTAATCCATCCGAATGCAGCGGGGATTGATATTGGCTCTGCGAGCCATTTTGTGGCGGTACCGCCGGATCGAGATAACAAGCCGGTAAGGGAATTCAAGAGTTTCACCGCAGACCTGAATGGTTTAGCGGACTGGTTAGAGGCCTGTGAAATTGACACTGTGGCAATGGAATCGACGGGGGTATACTGGATTCCACTGTATGAACTTTTGGAGTCGCGCGGGCTGACTGTGTATCTAGTAAATGCGCGGCACGTTAGAAATGTTTCTGGCCGGAAGTCGGATGTACTGGACTGCCAATGGTTACAGCAACTGATGAGCTTTGGGTTGTTGTCTGGCGCATTCCGTCCGAAAGATGAGATATGTGCACTACGAGCCATATCTCGTCAACGCGATATGCTGATCCGTTATCAGGCGCGACATGTGCAACATATGCAAAAGGCTCTGGCGCAAATGAACGTGCAATTGGCGAACGTGATTTCGGATATTGTGGGCGAAACCGGTCAAAAGATCGTTCGTGCCATCATTACTGGTGAGAGAGATGGGCACATCCTGGCGAATCTCAAGAGCAATCGCATCCGGGCTGGCAAAGACGAGATTGAGAAATCGTTAGTCGGGAATTGGCGGGAAGAACACCTGTTTGCACTCAAGCAAGCGATGTCACTCTATGACGCCTACAGCGAACGACTCACCGAATGTGACCGGCAGCTTGAAACCATGCTGGCGGCACTTCAGGTGCACAAGGTAGAGATCCGCCAGAAGAAGCGCCGCTCCAATGTCAAGAACGCTCCCAAATTTGATTTGCGTGCCCATCTGATTGGCATGTGTGGGGTTGATTTGACGCGAATTGACGGCATCGAAGTGATGACTGCGATGAAAGTCCTGAGTGAAGTGGGCGCTGACATGAGCAGGTTCAAGAGTGCGAAGCAGTTTGCCTCGTGGCTTGGGTTGTGTCCTGGAACAAAGATATCGGGCGGAAAAGTGCTATCGGGGGCAAGCAAGCGCACAGCGAACCGTGCGGCTCAGGCACTGCGCATGGCGGCAGTTTCATTGAAATCCAGCCAGTCTGCACTGGGTGCCTATTACAGAAGATTATGTGGCAGACTCGACAAGGCAAAGGCAATCACAGCGACAGCACACAAACTGGCGCGCTTGATCTACACGATGCTAACGAAAGGAACCGAGTACGTCGATAAAGGGCAGGAGTACTATGAGGAGCGATATCGTCAACGCGTGTTGCATCATCTGACTGTTCGCGCTCGGAAGCTGGGGTTTAATCTTACCCCTGTTCCTGAGGCTACTTAA